One Megalops cyprinoides isolate fMegCyp1 chromosome 4, fMegCyp1.pri, whole genome shotgun sequence genomic window carries:
- the ccdc117 gene encoding coiled-coil domain-containing protein 117 has translation MHRPGTSSGELGFLPPLYPISGLGHPAEPGVNRGGAEAMNLAGASVPNTSWEKRCLRKHRRRPDDEACSAKRRRLSGEAGSTPWGDPSPKQWVGWSPECNGPTLQHDPSHHQTCPASENSLGYAGPTPPQPHTKVEGSCMEVEAAQRRLQEIEERITLEDDDEEEDLDVEPGQNRPVLVMSESLREGLQRGLGDILPQTIAESVSRSCMELVVWRPPEEALPCRLKDSLQRQRKQNACRQPPASSAPQPSPALETRPHAGLYCSLSAQALAEEEMEL, from the exons ATGCACAGACCTGGCACCTCAAGCGGCGAATTGGGGTTCCTGCCACCTCTGTATCCCATTTCGGGGTTAGGTCACCCCGCAGAGCCGGGGGTGAACCGAGGGGGTGCAGAGGCTATGAACCTTGCTGGAGCATCAGTCCCAAATAC GAGCTGGGAGAAACGTTGCCTACGGAAGCACAGGAGAAGGCCTGACGACGA AGCGTGTAGTGCCAAGAGGCGGCGGTTGTCGGGGGAGGCGGGCTCCACACCGTGGGGTGACCCCAGCCCAAAGCAGTGGGTGGGCTGGAGTCCAGAGTGCAATGGGCCCACCCTGCAGCATGACCCTAGCCATCACCAGACTTGCCCCGCCTCTGAGAATAGTCTGGGCTACGCTGGCCCCACCCCTCCACAACCCCACACCAAGGTGGAGGGGTCCTGCATGGAAGTGGAAGCAGCCCAGAGGCGCCTGCAGGAGATTGAGGAgag GATAACCCTGGAGGATGACGACGAAGAGGAGGACCTGGATGTAGAGCCAGGACAGAACAGGCCGGTGCTGGTGATGTCAGAGAGCCTGAGGGAGGGGCTGCAGCGGGGCCTTGGAGACATTCTCCCACAGACCATAGCGGAGTCAGT AAGCCGGTCCTGTATGGAGCTGGTGGTGTGGCGGCCACCGGAGGAGGCCCTGCCGTGTCGGCTCAAAGACTCCTTACAGAGGCAGCGGAAGCAGAATGCCTGCAGGCAGCCCCCAGCCTCCTCCGCCCCTCAGCCTTCCCCTGCCCTGGAGACCAGACCCCACGCTGGGCTCTACTGCAGCCTAAGTGCCCAGGCCCTGGCCGAGGAGGAAATGGAGCTTTAG